One stretch of Scophthalmus maximus strain ysfricsl-2021 chromosome 12, ASM2237912v1, whole genome shotgun sequence DNA includes these proteins:
- the efs gene encoding embryonal Fyn-associated substrate produces MSVSTVLAKALFDNTAESPEELAFRKGDILMVLEQEQGGGPGWWLCSLHGRQGIAPANRLRLLQTAQPPGTDLRRGPSEDSVYLSPGPALARSAEDIDGVYRSPPGIGEGRGVAIASRPGELRRVEGGRPRSHSSSGTRPRPDWDIGVAGRPRSPSLRGRGTETSGALYQTPASPLPSVAQLARQPGALVASESVYLSPSGAPRAADEPEDTTYLVPRETLTTGQDECYLVPKGTPLAGDDVYQSPTGGVVATAICSNGPAIVNGPNGTPQSKVSQDTPGMYQTPTQVGAGLHRTSATVLAHQHPSQLSPAQAPHRLKGAPPNPALARGKPGLACHRGSPLLVRAGQVRVPGSPNFARKPPPPAPPVRGVTRKDAQQAAPTPADSKQEDDKQKENAQVKDERMSNGLEKSGSVLNKKGENPDYSDSVDDQVYDTPPSGRWQRPVPSALGGDDDEDEDGIYDTPRCVPPQADSETEVYDVPTITLNLSTSDVHLDEVDDEVYSVPTLPGVPLGPGESTGSLSGEDVVQVGQVYRVPGPEKRVSSGDHNRDSSEPDCGIYDMPALTIEVLPHSSSSSSTSTRRLSCSSNGSGDVQWRASLSSLVHSVLSAASGPASALSSRDLATSLADILSTWKASHSGDPPPPLQQAWARLSDLLPALAAIGNAPPSEGLLSLVQRSLEESALLLQAQGRPRLPSQESLSRRPLPALPVPDGKSSGGGMGSRKGSWIQERPLPPTPQPAFPLTHAPPTVTLTVGPVDGEDDPSNEYAGIGLTPIPAPVPTGDSVGYVKLQGKPDPPPDVLVENGQIQTITAEQRLTPSPPLPVSLSLEDSELLSFYSSQSLAHLSCLADAIDVLFSSVQGNQPPRIFVARGKSLIVTAHKLVFIGDTLSRLLTSADLRAKITTSGGRLCQALKSVVVATKGAAQNYPSVSATQEMVDRVAELSQQAAGFSTLLQRLAEISS; encoded by the exons ATGTCCGTCTCC ACGGTATTAGCAAAGGCGCTGTTCGACAACACGGCAGAGAGCCCGGAGGAGCTGGCTTTCCGGAAAGGTGACATCCTGATGGTCCTTGAGCAGGAGCAGGGCGGTGGGCCGGGCTGGTGGCTCTGCTCCCTGCACGGGAGACAGGGCATTGCCCCTGCCAAccgcctccgtctcctccagacCGCCCAGCCGCCTGGCACAGACCTCCGTCGGGGCCCCAGCGAGGACTCCGTTTACCTGTCGCCCGGTCCCGCACTGGCCCGGTCTGCTGAGGACATAGACGGAGTGTATCGCTCGCCACCAGGCATTGGGGAGGGCAGAGGAGTGGCGATTGCCTCGAGGCCCGGGGAGCTCCGCCGAGTTGAGGGCGGGCGCCCGCGCTCTCACTCCAGCTCTGGCACCCGGCCCAGGCCTGACTGGGATATTGGCGTTGCGGGGCGTCCACGCTCACCTTCGCTGAGGGGACGGGGTACAGAAACGTCAGGCGCACTTTATCAGACTCCAGCGAGTCCCCTGCCATCAGTAGCTCAGCTTGCCAGGCAGCCTGGAGCTCTCGTGGCTTCAGAGTCGGTGTACCTGTCCCCCAGTGGAGCACCGCGGGCAGCTGACGAGCCAGAGGACACTACATATTTAGTCCCTAGAGAAACACTAACAACAGGACAGGACGAGTGTTACTTGGTACCCAAAGGTACACCACTCGCAGGTGATGATGTTTACCAATCCCCAACAGGCGGAGTTGTGGCTACCGCCATCTGCTCTAACGGCCCCGCAATAGTCAACGGGCCAAATGGCACTCCCCAGTCCAAAGTAAGCCAGGACACACCTGGGATGTACCAGACACCCACCCAGGTGGGAGCCGGCCTTCACAGGACTTCAGCCACAGTTTTGGCCCACCAGCACCCATCTCAGTTATCCCCCGCTCAGGCACCTCACAGACTCAAGGGCGCTCCGCCCAACCCTGCTCTTGCCAGGGGCAAACCTGGCCTCGCCTGTCACCGGGGATCCCCCTTGCTGGTCAGAGCAGGGCAGGTCCGGGTTCCCGGCTCACCAAACTTTGCCCGCAAACCTCCTCCGCCGGCGCCTCCGGTGAGGGGGGTCACCAGGAAGGACGCGCAACAAGCGGCGCCAACACCTGCCGATTCCAAGCAAGAGGAtgacaaacagaaggaaaatgcTCAGGTTAAGGATGAACGGATGAGTAATGGGCTGGAGAAAAGCGGCAGTGTGCTcaacaaaaagggggaaaatccGGATTACTCTGATTCTGTGGACGACCAG GTGTACGATACCCCTCCCAGTGGCAGGTGGCAGCGTCCAGTCCCATCTGCCcttggtggtgatgatgatgaggatgaggatggcaTCTATGACACCCCTCGCTGTGTCCCACCACAAGCCGACTCTGAGACAGAG GTCTACGATGTCCCCACAATCACTCTGAATTTGTCGACGTCAGACGTCCATCTCGACGAGGTCGACGACGAAGTCTACAGCGTCCCCACTCTTCCGGGTGTGCCGCTGGGACCGGGAGAGTCCACCGGCAGCCTCTCCGGTGAGGACGTTGTCCAGGTTGGACAAGTCTACCGTGTGCCCGGACCCGAGAAGCGAGTCAGCAGCGGCGATCACAACCGAGACTCCTCTGAGCCCGACTGTGGCATCTACGACATGCCTGCTCTGACCATCGAGGtcctccctcactcttcctcgtcctcctccacctccacccgcCGCCTCTCGTGCTCGAGCAACGGCTCGGGCGATGTGCAGTGGAGGGCGTCGCTCTCCAGCCTCGTCCACTCGGTGCTGAGCGCAGCCTCCGGCCCGGCCTCTGCTCTGTCGTCGCGAGACCTGGCCACTTCGCTGGCGGACATCTTGTCCACCTGGAAAGCCAGCCATTCGGGCGATCCGCCACCGCCTCTTCAGCAGGCCTGGGCTCGCCTGTCGGACCTGCTGCCGGCGTTAGCCGCCATCGGCAACGCCCCTCCATCTGAGGGGCTCTTGTCGCTGGTGCAGCGGTCCCTTGAGGAAAGCGCCCTCCTCTTGCAGGCTCAGGGCCGGCCGCGTCTACCTTCCCAAGAATCCCTATCCCGCAGGCCACTGCCTGCGCTCCCGGTGCCCGATGGGAAGTCGTCTGGAGGCGGGATGGGCTCTCGCAAAGGTAGCTGGATCCAGGAGAGGCCCTTGCCCCCGACCCCTCAGCCCGCCTTCCCCTTGACTCATGCTCCACCAACTGTAACTCTCACCGTGGGCCCTGTTGACGGAGAAGACGATCCCAGCAACGAGTATGCTGGTATCGGCTTGACTCCCATCCCGGCCCCGGTACCTACTGGAGACAGCGTTGGATACGTCAAACTGCAG GGTAAACCCGATCCGCCGCCTGACGTCCTGGTTGAGAACGGACAAATACAAACtatcacagcagagcagagg TTGACTCCATCCCCTCCGCTGCCGGTGTCCCTGTCGCTGGAGGACTCGGAGCTGCTGTCCTTCTACTCCTCCCAGAGCCTCGCCCACCTCTCCTGCCTGGCGGACGCCATCGACGTGCTCTTCAGCAGCGTGCAGGGGAACCAGCCTCCCCGCATCTTCGTCGCCAGGGGGAAGAGTCTCATAGTGACGGCGCACAAGCTGGTGTTCATCGGGGACACACTCTCCCGCCTTCTCACCTCTGCCGACCTCCGCGCCAAG ATCACAACCTCGGGCGGCCGACTCTGCCAAGCCCTGAAGTCAGTTGTGGTGGCAACGAAGGGCGCCGCACAAAACTACCCCTCGGTATCCGCCACCCAGGAGATGGTGGACCGCGTAGCCGAGCTTTCCCAGCAAGCGGCCGGCTTCTCCACTCTGCTGCAGCGTCTGGCTGAAATCTCCTCGTGA
- the dhrs4 gene encoding dehydrogenase/reductase SDR family member 4 has translation MFRSVFRCLRTNPVADQRRMSLSSLAGKVAIVTASTDGIGLAAAQALGKRGAHVVVSSRRQANVDKAVALLQGQSIRVTGTTCNVGKGEDRERLVQTTLEKCGGIDILVSNAAVNPFFGNIMDSTEDVWDKILSVNVKAAFLMTKLVVPHMAERGGGNVVFVSSVAGYQPMQALGPYSVSKTALLGLTRALAPELAQSNIRVNCVAPGVIKTRFSSALWQNEDVVDEFKKQLSIKRIGEPEEIGGVIAFLCSEEASYITGETVTVTGGMSCRL, from the exons ATGTTTAGGAGTGTTTTCAGGTGCCTTAGGACCAACCCTGTCGCTGACCAAAGAAGGATGTCTCTAAGCAGCCTTGCTGGGAAGGTTGCCATAGTCACCGCCTCTACAGATGG AATCGGTCTAGCTGCAGCTCAGGCTCTGGGGAAGCGAGGGGCCCACGTGGTGGTGAGCAGCCGGCGACAGGCCAACGTGGACAAGGCTGTGGCGCTGCTGCAGGGCCAGAGCATCCGAGTGACCGGGACCACGTGCAACGTCGGcaaaggagaagacagagaaaggCTGGTGCAAACG acactGGAGAAGTGCGGGGGCATCGACATCCTGGTGTCCAACGCGGCCGTCAACCCTTTCTTCGGAAACATCATGGACTCCACGGAGGACGTCTGGGACAAG ATCCTGTCTGTGAACGTAAAAGCAGCCTTCCTCATGACCAAGTTGGTGGTGCCTCACATGGCGGAGAGGGG agggGGAAATGTGGTATTTGTGTCATCTGTGGCCGGATACCAACCAATGCAG GCGTTGGGTCCGTACAGCGTCAGCAAGACGGCTCTGTTGGGTCTGACCCGGGCGCTGGCCCCCGAGCTGGCTCAGAGCAACATAAGGGTGAACTGCGTGGCCCCCGGAGTCATCAAGACCCGCTTCAGCTCTGCg TTATGGCAAAATGAAGACGTCGTAGACGAGTTCAAGAAGCAGCTCAGCATCAAACG AATCGGAGAGCCGGAGGAAATCGGAGGAGTGATCGCCTTCCTGTGCTCCGAGGAGGCTTCCTACATCACCGGAGAGACCGTCACGGTGACCGGAGGGATGAGCTGTCGGCTCTGA